ATGCGGGACTTAGTAGTTAAAGATAATGCCTTAATTAATGCGAGTTATAACTTAGACTTAGTAGAACAACGTTTGATCTTATTAGCTATCGTCGAAGCAAGAGATAGTGGTCGAGGAATCAATGCAAATGACCCCTTAGAAGTGCATGCTGAGAGTTATGTAAATCAATTTAATGTTGCAAGACAAACAGCTTACCAAGCGTTAAAAGATGCTTGTAAGGATCTATTTGTACGTCAATTTAGCTATCAAGAAATTAATAAAAGAGGAAATGTAGAGAATGTTTTAAGTCGCTGGGTGAGCGAGATTAGATATATCGATGATGAGGCTACAGTAAAGTTAATATTTGCCCCTGCAATCGTGCCACTTATTACACGTTTAGAAGAACAATTCACTAAATATGAGTTACAACAGATTAGTAATCTCAGCAGTGCTTATGCAGTGCGGTTGTATGAATTATTAATTGCTTGGCGTAGTACGGGTCAAACTCCAATTATCGAACTAGCAGAGTTCAGACAAAAAATAGGCGTTCTTGATGATGAATATACAAGAATGGGAAATTTCAAAGATCGAGTATTAAATCTAGCTATTGCCCAAATTAATGAACACACGGATATTAACGTCCAATGTCAGCAACATAAAAAGGGACGTAATATTTCTGGTTTTTCATTCAACTTTAAACTGAAAAAAGTCGTTATAGCTCATAACAAAGAGCAAACTGCTCTTGAGATTTTCTCAAAATTTACCGATGCACAGCGTCATCTTTTTGCCAGTAAACTGTCTGAGCTTCCAGAGATGAATAAATATTCTCAAGGTACTGAAAGCTACTCACAATTTGCAGTTCGAATTTCTGAAATGCTACGAGATCCACAAAAATTTGAAGAACTACTCCCATATCTAAAAAAAGTAGGCTTTAATACAAAATAAACTTCATGTTCAGATTGGATGTTCACATAAACATCCTTGTACACGTACTGAGGGATTCCATTGAACACAACAAAATTTAGCGTTATGGACGCAAGTAAAGCCTTTAAAAAATCACGTACAACAATATACGAGGCTTTAAAAAGTGGTGAATTATCAAGAGATCATGATGGACTTATAGACTTGTCTGAACTTATCAGAGTTTATGGCAATCCAGTCGGTGTTCAGTCCAGTGTACGTACTGAACAAGTTCAAAAGGATGTACAAGTACACGTTCAATCTGAAGTTGAAAATGTATTAAAAGATCAAATTTCTTTACTCAAAAATCAGTTAGAGTTAGCAAATCAAAGAGAAAAGTCTTTGATGCAACATATTGAAGATCTTACTCATAGAATTGAGTTTAAGGGCACCTTAGAACAGCCAAAACAAGAAAATATTAATCAACTAAATGAATCTACTAATTCGAATATAGCAACAGATCCTCGGCCACAGACTGAGTCAAACTATGACGGATTGACTACTCCTCAGAAAGACAATAAACGTATCCCTGTTCCAGAACACGTTGAGCCTGAACCTAAAAAAAGGGGTTTCCTGAGCCGTTTTTTCCTTCCTTATGGTTAGCCAGGACTCCAGTTTTTTGATGAGCCAATTTCAGTGCAAGCACATGAAATAATGACTCATCAAAAAACTGGATGAGGTTTATTAAAACTGAATAAACTTGTGGAACATTGCTTAGTTATTGAGCGTGGAACACGAAAAATCACTGAAAAAGCCTAAGAGTGGTCTCTTAGGCTTTTTTGTACAGAATAATACATTGATTATATTAAGGTTTTATTAATGATTTCGTATAACGTGTATTATGTTAATTTTAGGAAATCTTAAATTACTATTCTGCATTTAATATGTTCTAAGCGTAAAACATATTGTAAAAAGTATTATGATCTTATATTTTAGAGTAATTACTCTAAATAGAGCTAAAAACAATGCATCATACGAAAATAGGGACCTATTCATGGGTTGTGAAAGCAAATGGGAAATTATCGTTTAAGGAGAAAATTAAATTATTTAATACCCTATTGATACCCAGCCTAATGACACCAATCAAAGAAAATTTATATAAAAAACAGTTAAATAAAAATATAAATCTCGACCAAATTATCGTTCCAGATACCAAAATGATTGAACTGGCTATAGAAGAACTCGAATCAAAAGCGAGTTCTCCGATCATTAATCATTCTTGGAGAACCTATTTTTGGGGAGCTGCTTTAGGCCAAATTCAGAATAAAACTTTTGATCCAGAATCACTGCTTACAGCGGCTTTGTTCCATGACATTGGTTTAACAGAACCTCATTTAGAAACTAAAGGCTGTAAATGTTTTACACATGAAAGTGCGGATCAATTTGCGTATAAAGCAGCACAGATCAATTTTGATGAAGATAAGACACTGCTCATCAAAGATGCCATTTGCATTCATATGAATGGTTATATTGATCCATCACACCCCAATGAAGTCCTACTTTTGCAGCAAGGTGCATCGTGTGATGTGATTGGTGAACAACTTCACAAATTACCCTCTCCTTTTAAGAAAAAAATTATAGAAAATTATCCAAGAGAAAACTTTAATAAAACTTTTATTGAGCTCATAAAAGCTGAAAGTAAGAACAATCCAAATTCACGTACAGCCTTTCTAAAAAATCTAGGGTTACCCTTAATGATTCACTTGAATCCATATAGGAATTAAAACGGATGCACAGTTTCTCTTTTAAAGATGCCTATACGGTTAAAGTGAATAAGATAAGCCCAAGTAGTAAGGATAAACATTTAACTTTTATTTTATTACCTGCGATTGGTGTCCCCATTAAAAAGTATGAAAAATTGATCATGGGGCTTAAAAATAATGGTTATTCAGTGATTTATGCTGATTATCCATGTTGTGGAGAGAATATTCCTCAAATCTCTAAAGAGCACGATTATGACTATGCGGATTTACTTCAGTACTTTATACCCAATTTGATTGAAAGTTGTGATACACAGGACTTTGTCCTTTTAGGACATAGTTTAGGGGGGCATCTTGCTAGCTTATATGCCTTAAAAAATAATACGCCAATCGTCGTGATTGCTTCAGGAAACATTCATTATAAGAATTGGAATCTGACAGGCAGGGCTAAAATACTAAGTGCAGTGTTATTGTTTAAAGCGCTGACTAAAGCCTATGGTTTTTTCCCAGGTTACAAGATTGGTTTTGGGTATAGGGAAGCCAAAAGCCTGATGAATAATTGGTGTCACACTGTGTTAACAGGGAATTACAGTTTTTCAGGTATAGAACTTAGGAAAAATGCAATTAAAGGTTTGTTTATTAATATAAAAGATGATCAATTTTCCCCTCTAAAGTCTACTAAAAAATTAGCAGACATGTTTCATCATCATGTTTTAGAACAAATTGAATTACCCCCACATTTGAAAGGCAATAGACATAGTATTTGGCTAAAAAATCCCGATCAGATCATTAAACTTATTGATCGGAGTGTAAAAGAAGCAAAAATC
The window above is part of the Acinetobacter radioresistens DSM 6976 = NBRC 102413 = CIP 103788 genome. Proteins encoded here:
- the repM gene encoding replication initiation protein RepM — its product is MRDLVVKDNALINASYNLDLVEQRLILLAIVEARDSGRGINANDPLEVHAESYVNQFNVARQTAYQALKDACKDLFVRQFSYQEINKRGNVENVLSRWVSEIRYIDDEATVKLIFAPAIVPLITRLEEQFTKYELQQISNLSSAYAVRLYELLIAWRSTGQTPIIELAEFRQKIGVLDDEYTRMGNFKDRVLNLAIAQINEHTDINVQCQQHKKGRNISGFSFNFKLKKVVIAHNKEQTALEIFSKFTDAQRHLFASKLSELPEMNKYSQGTESYSQFAVRISEMLRDPQKFEELLPYLKKVGFNTK
- a CDS encoding plasmid replication DNA-binding protein, with protein sequence MNTTKFSVMDASKAFKKSRTTIYEALKSGELSRDHDGLIDLSELIRVYGNPVGVQSSVRTEQVQKDVQVHVQSEVENVLKDQISLLKNQLELANQREKSLMQHIEDLTHRIEFKGTLEQPKQENINQLNESTNSNIATDPRPQTESNYDGLTTPQKDNKRIPVPEHVEPEPKKRGFLSRFFLPYG
- a CDS encoding HD domain-containing protein; translation: MHHTKIGTYSWVVKANGKLSFKEKIKLFNTLLIPSLMTPIKENLYKKQLNKNINLDQIIVPDTKMIELAIEELESKASSPIINHSWRTYFWGAALGQIQNKTFDPESLLTAALFHDIGLTEPHLETKGCKCFTHESADQFAYKAAQINFDEDKTLLIKDAICIHMNGYIDPSHPNEVLLLQQGASCDVIGEQLHKLPSPFKKKIIENYPRENFNKTFIELIKAESKNNPNSRTAFLKNLGLPLMIHLNPYRN
- a CDS encoding alpha/beta fold hydrolase produces the protein MHSFSFKDAYTVKVNKISPSSKDKHLTFILLPAIGVPIKKYEKLIMGLKNNGYSVIYADYPCCGENIPQISKEHDYDYADLLQYFIPNLIESCDTQDFVLLGHSLGGHLASLYALKNNTPIVVIASGNIHYKNWNLTGRAKILSAVLLFKALTKAYGFFPGYKIGFGYREAKSLMNNWCHTVLTGNYSFSGIELRKNAIKGLFINIKDDQFSPLKSTKKLADMFHHHVLEQIELPPHLKGNRHSIWLKNPDQIIKLIDRSVKEAKILDY